A single region of the Arthrobacter sp. zg-Y820 genome encodes:
- a CDS encoding FAD-dependent oxidoreductase, producing the protein MSNSAADRSQRPMRVAIIGAGPAGVYAADILTKADRDFEVSIDLFDKYPAPYGLIRYGVAPDHPRIKGIVNALHKVMDRGDIRFLGNVHYGKDLTLTDFRHFYDAIIFATGAIKDADMSIPGVELEGSFGGADFVSWYDGHPDVPREWPLDAKEVAVIGNGNVALDVARILSKHADDLLTTEIPDNVYEGLKKSPVTDVHIFGRRGPAQVKFTPLELRELSHSRDVDIVLYPEDFEFDEGSDEQIRSNNQTKTMVNTLTNWLVEEQDSGASRRLHLHFLHSPVEIYEDPANPGKVAGMKFERNELDGTGNARGTGEIVDYPVQAVYRAIGYFGSELPEVGFDSRRGVIPNEGGRVIDETGAPVPGIYTTGWIKRGPVGLIGHTKGDALETIGFLLEDRLNLPAAEEPEEDSIIKLLEDRGVEYVTWEGWLKLDAYEKSLGASYIHPDPATGELVRERVKVVDREEMIRVARGQ; encoded by the coding sequence GTGTCTAATTCAGCCGCGGACCGGTCGCAGCGCCCCATGCGAGTCGCCATTATCGGCGCTGGCCCCGCCGGTGTGTATGCCGCAGATATCCTTACCAAAGCTGACCGGGACTTCGAGGTCAGCATCGACCTCTTCGACAAGTACCCGGCCCCGTACGGCCTGATCCGGTACGGCGTGGCCCCGGACCACCCGCGGATCAAGGGCATCGTCAACGCCCTGCACAAGGTCATGGACCGCGGTGACATCCGCTTCCTGGGCAACGTGCACTACGGCAAGGACCTGACCCTCACCGACTTCCGGCACTTCTACGACGCCATCATCTTCGCCACCGGCGCCATCAAGGACGCTGACATGAGCATCCCCGGCGTTGAGCTGGAAGGTTCCTTCGGCGGCGCCGACTTCGTGTCCTGGTATGACGGACACCCCGATGTCCCGCGCGAATGGCCGCTGGATGCCAAGGAAGTTGCCGTCATCGGCAACGGCAACGTTGCGCTCGACGTCGCGCGCATCCTCTCCAAGCACGCCGATGACCTGCTGACCACCGAAATTCCGGACAACGTCTACGAGGGCTTGAAGAAGTCGCCGGTCACCGACGTCCACATCTTCGGCCGCCGCGGACCGGCACAGGTGAAGTTCACGCCACTGGAGCTGCGCGAACTTTCGCACTCCCGCGACGTCGACATCGTGCTCTACCCGGAGGACTTCGAATTCGACGAAGGCTCGGACGAGCAGATCCGCAGCAACAACCAGACCAAGACCATGGTCAACACGCTGACCAACTGGCTGGTCGAAGAGCAGGATTCCGGTGCCTCCCGCCGCCTGCACCTGCACTTCCTGCACAGCCCGGTGGAGATCTACGAGGATCCCGCCAACCCCGGCAAGGTTGCGGGCATGAAGTTTGAACGCAATGAACTCGACGGCACCGGCAACGCGCGCGGCACCGGCGAGATTGTCGACTACCCGGTGCAGGCCGTGTACCGGGCCATCGGCTACTTCGGCTCGGAGCTGCCGGAGGTCGGTTTCGACTCCCGCCGCGGCGTCATCCCCAACGAGGGCGGCCGCGTCATCGACGAAACCGGCGCCCCGGTGCCCGGGATCTACACCACCGGCTGGATCAAGCGCGGCCCGGTGGGCCTGATCGGCCACACCAAGGGCGATGCGCTGGAAACCATCGGCTTCCTGCTGGAGGACCGGCTGAACCTGCCGGCCGCCGAGGAGCCCGAGGAGGACTCCATCATCAAGCTGCTCGAAGACCGCGGCGTCGAGTACGTCACTTGGGAAGGCTGGCTGAAGCTGGACGCCTACGAAAAGAGCCTGGGCGCCTCCTACATCCATCCGGATCCGGCCACCGGCGAACTGGTGCGCGAACGCGTGAAGGTAGTGGACCGCGAGGAAATGATCCGCGTCGCCCGCGGGCAGTAG
- the rarD gene encoding EamA family transporter RarD, giving the protein MSASDGIGASRSATSPESIHSPARPAAGGSAGTSGTTPAGGKAAPGTRGENTPGLLFGVGAYLLWGLLPLYFMVLVPAGAIEIVAARIVFSLVFCVALLTVMRSWRTLAAAARNLRLVGTLGGAAVLIAANWTTYAWAVLNEHAVEAALGYFINPLVSVLLGVIVLKEKLRPLQWVAMGVGFVAVLVLGLAYGTVPWIALILAFSFGTYGLVKKGVGGRVDAISSLTIETAVLTPVAIAVLVWMSVSGTATILSNGPAHFWLLAASGVLTAVPLIFFGAAARRLPLSTVGMLQYLAPTLQFIIALAVFKEVMPPERWAGFGLVWLALVILTVDMMGGPRRNRILRAAAA; this is encoded by the coding sequence GTGTCTGCATCCGACGGAATAGGCGCTTCGCGCTCCGCCACCTCCCCCGAGTCCATCCATTCTCCCGCCCGGCCGGCGGCCGGCGGATCCGCCGGCACCTCCGGCACGACGCCCGCCGGCGGCAAGGCCGCTCCCGGCACCCGGGGCGAGAATACCCCCGGGCTTCTCTTCGGCGTCGGCGCCTACCTGCTGTGGGGCCTGCTGCCCCTTTACTTCATGGTGCTGGTTCCGGCAGGAGCCATCGAGATAGTTGCCGCGCGCATCGTGTTCTCACTGGTGTTCTGCGTCGCCCTGCTCACCGTGATGCGCTCCTGGAGGACGCTGGCGGCCGCGGCGCGGAACCTCCGGCTGGTGGGCACCCTGGGCGGTGCGGCCGTCCTGATCGCGGCCAACTGGACCACGTACGCCTGGGCGGTGCTGAATGAACATGCAGTGGAAGCGGCGCTGGGCTACTTCATCAATCCGCTGGTGTCCGTCCTGCTGGGCGTCATCGTGCTCAAGGAAAAACTGCGGCCGCTGCAGTGGGTTGCCATGGGCGTCGGCTTTGTCGCCGTCCTGGTCCTGGGCCTGGCCTACGGCACCGTCCCGTGGATCGCCCTCATCCTTGCCTTCAGCTTCGGCACGTACGGACTGGTCAAGAAGGGCGTGGGCGGCAGGGTGGACGCCATCTCCAGCCTCACCATTGAAACCGCGGTCCTTACGCCCGTGGCCATCGCCGTCCTGGTATGGATGTCGGTCAGCGGCACGGCAACCATCCTGTCCAACGGTCCCGCGCATTTCTGGCTCCTGGCGGCCTCGGGCGTTCTGACGGCCGTTCCGCTGATCTTCTTCGGTGCCGCTGCCCGTCGCCTGCCGCTGTCCACCGTGGGAATGCTGCAGTATCTGGCTCCCACGCTGCAGTTCATCATCGCTCTGGCCGTGTTCAAGGAAGTCATGCCGCCGGAGCGCTGGGCCGGGTTCGGCCTGGTCTGGCTCGCGCTGGTGATCCTGACGGTGGACATGATGGGCGGACCCCGGCGGAACCGGATTCTCCGCGCCGCAGCGGCCTAA
- a CDS encoding PucR family transcriptional regulator ligand-binding domain-containing protein: MPIYLSDLLAAPGLDLRRHGTAPVAPAPLQWVAVTELEDPFPFLGGGEVVLTTGLRQRTGAVQRSFVESVHRAGALAIGFGTGLSHAKVPAALIEAADARGLPVFEVPYDTPFVALGKMVADALSADHVTQLRDLLAAHQSLAGALLGGNGLPGLLQELAGLLGNHVALHQYGARIFDTGSEAGEDSGAASRHRVPIATGLRDRCTLAITEPYRRPDIVAYAQSLISVELSNQARRRARDRAVTGQLLTDVVAGRLTGGDASLRLLGAGISTARRQLTFLVEVASGQVRALPTLPLPAEFDGAGTAVVDGRLVIVVAEGNGPVLARILGAYLYGSGLTARIGFGGSYAEPAGLRWSYFEAKESLQRGQHINEPERLSLTSLLMSGADVPLADLAAEALDPLTDFDAAHDASLLDTLEQYLGLNGSVAAVADALGLHRNTVRYRLGQITELTGYDPAITADRVHLFLALNVRRLGVGRG, from the coding sequence ATGCCGATCTACCTTTCCGATCTCCTCGCCGCTCCCGGGCTTGACCTGCGCCGGCACGGTACCGCCCCGGTTGCCCCGGCCCCGCTGCAGTGGGTGGCGGTCACTGAGCTTGAGGATCCCTTTCCGTTCCTCGGCGGCGGCGAGGTGGTGCTGACCACCGGCCTGCGGCAGCGCACCGGCGCCGTCCAGCGCAGCTTCGTGGAGAGCGTGCACCGGGCCGGCGCGCTGGCGATCGGGTTCGGCACCGGCCTGAGCCACGCAAAGGTGCCGGCGGCGTTGATCGAAGCTGCGGATGCCCGCGGCCTGCCGGTGTTCGAGGTGCCGTATGACACGCCGTTCGTGGCGCTGGGCAAGATGGTCGCCGACGCCCTGTCCGCCGACCACGTCACCCAGCTGCGGGACCTGCTGGCCGCCCATCAGTCCCTGGCCGGGGCGCTGCTGGGCGGCAACGGCCTGCCGGGGCTGCTGCAGGAACTGGCCGGGCTGCTGGGCAACCATGTGGCGCTGCACCAGTACGGGGCACGGATTTTCGACACGGGCTCCGAGGCCGGGGAGGATTCCGGGGCCGCATCCCGGCACCGCGTTCCCATCGCAACCGGACTTCGGGACCGCTGCACGCTGGCGATCACCGAGCCCTACCGGCGTCCGGACATTGTCGCTTACGCCCAGAGCCTGATCAGCGTGGAATTGAGCAACCAGGCCCGGCGCCGTGCCCGCGACCGCGCCGTCACCGGGCAGCTGCTGACCGACGTCGTGGCCGGGCGCCTGACCGGCGGCGATGCGTCGCTGCGCTTGCTGGGCGCCGGGATTTCCACCGCCCGGCGGCAGCTGACCTTCCTGGTGGAGGTCGCGTCCGGGCAGGTCCGGGCGCTGCCCACCCTGCCGCTGCCGGCGGAATTCGACGGCGCCGGCACCGCCGTCGTCGACGGTCGGCTTGTCATCGTGGTGGCCGAGGGCAACGGTCCCGTACTGGCGCGGATCCTCGGCGCTTATCTGTACGGCAGCGGGCTGACCGCCAGGATCGGATTCGGCGGCTCGTACGCCGAACCTGCCGGGTTGCGCTGGAGCTATTTCGAGGCGAAGGAATCCCTGCAGCGCGGCCAGCACATCAACGAACCCGAGCGGCTGAGCCTCACCTCGCTGCTGATGTCCGGCGCCGATGTGCCGCTGGCCGATCTTGCCGCCGAGGCGCTGGATCCCCTGACGGACTTCGATGCCGCCCATGATGCGAGCCTGCTGGACACGCTGGAGCAGTATCTGGGCCTGAACGGTTCGGTGGCTGCGGTGGCCGATGCGCTCGGCCTGCACCGGAACACCGTCCGCTACCGGCTGGGGCAGATCACCGAGCTGACCGGCTACGATCCGGCCATCACTGCGGACCGCGTGCACCTGTTTCTGGCACTGAATGTGCGCCGGCTCGGGGTCGGCCGGGGCTGA
- a CDS encoding helix-turn-helix domain-containing protein, which translates to MHNQDFLTPPRRSADGLQRDASRAHEGLDSHDGYLRWLRPPVRESWQRSLGHHTDPDKAVPQLVFSGSDLEEYRRAHPLAAVMPVIRQLLVRPGLDSGLLVAVGDGLGRLLWVEGDDELRRTAEGMLFVPGTDWSEQSIGTSAPGTALASGRSIQIAGAEHFSRQVHSWSCTAVPVRDPDTGVVLGVVDITGRDEAVAEHTLALVEATVAAAESHLRVERLQNAAGASSGTVHRTVHRTAHRSALRSAPRSAARPALRQDSLHILGRDLAVVNVGGRAASLSIRHSELLTLLALHPEGLSADQLSVMVYPESASVSTVRAEMLRLRNLLGKHSDGVPGPALVPQSRPYRLPHGLVIDARQVLGYLERGAYRLALGLYRGPVLPRSQAPAITALRSEVSTVLREAMLSDAGPETLLGYLSLEEARHDVEAWSLALRLMPLRSPRRAAVVAHLERLEHELG; encoded by the coding sequence GTGCACAATCAGGACTTTCTTACTCCGCCGCGGCGTTCCGCTGACGGTCTGCAGCGTGATGCCTCCCGGGCGCACGAAGGGCTGGACTCACACGACGGTTACCTGCGCTGGCTCCGGCCCCCGGTCCGGGAATCCTGGCAGCGGTCGCTGGGCCATCACACCGATCCGGACAAGGCCGTTCCGCAGCTGGTGTTTTCCGGTTCGGACCTCGAGGAGTATCGCCGTGCGCATCCCCTGGCCGCCGTGATGCCTGTCATCCGGCAGCTGCTGGTGCGCCCGGGCCTGGACAGCGGGCTCCTGGTGGCCGTGGGCGACGGGCTGGGACGGTTGCTCTGGGTGGAGGGCGACGACGAACTGCGCCGCACCGCGGAGGGCATGCTCTTCGTGCCCGGCACCGACTGGTCCGAACAATCCATTGGAACCAGCGCGCCCGGAACGGCCCTGGCCTCGGGGCGCAGCATCCAGATTGCCGGCGCCGAGCATTTCAGCAGGCAGGTCCATTCCTGGAGCTGCACCGCGGTGCCGGTCCGGGATCCGGACACCGGAGTGGTCCTGGGCGTCGTGGACATCACCGGCCGGGACGAAGCCGTGGCCGAGCACACCCTGGCACTGGTCGAGGCAACCGTCGCTGCGGCCGAAAGCCACCTGCGGGTGGAGCGGCTGCAGAACGCCGCCGGTGCATCGTCCGGAACAGTCCACCGAACAGTCCACCGGACAGCCCACAGGTCTGCCCTGAGGTCTGCCCCGAGATCCGCCGCCAGGCCGGCCCTCCGGCAGGACAGCCTGCACATTCTTGGCCGGGACCTGGCGGTGGTGAACGTCGGGGGCCGGGCCGCATCCCTGAGCATCCGGCATTCCGAGCTCCTCACACTCCTCGCGCTTCATCCCGAAGGGCTGAGCGCCGACCAGCTCTCCGTCATGGTCTATCCGGAAAGCGCATCGGTGAGCACCGTCCGGGCCGAGATGCTGCGGCTGCGCAACCTGCTGGGAAAACACAGCGACGGCGTCCCGGGGCCCGCACTGGTGCCGCAGTCCCGCCCCTACCGGCTGCCGCACGGGCTGGTCATCGATGCCCGGCAGGTGCTCGGCTATCTGGAGCGCGGAGCGTACCGGCTGGCCCTGGGCCTGTACCGCGGGCCGGTGCTGCCGCGGTCCCAGGCTCCGGCCATCACGGCGCTGCGCAGCGAGGTCAGCACCGTCCTGCGTGAGGCGATGCTCTCCGACGCCGGCCCCGAGACGCTGCTCGGATACCTGTCACTCGAGGAGGCCCGGCACGACGTCGAGGCCTGGTCCCTCGCTCTGCGGCTGATGCCGCTGCGCTCACCCCGCCGGGCGGCCGTGGTGGCACATCTGGAACGGCTGGAGCACGAACTGGGCTAA
- the gabT gene encoding 4-aminobutyrate--2-oxoglutarate transaminase yields MSTQALQPSYRLEQKRSITGTFPGPKSAALNTRRAAVVAKGVASSVPVYVADADGGIVLDVDGNSFIDLGSGIAVTSVGASDPAVVGAVQEQVAHFTHTCFMVTPYEGYIALAEKLHEVTPGDHEKRTVLFNSGAEAVENAIKIARSATGRDAVVAFDHAYHGRTNLTMGLTAKAMPYKTGFGPFASEIYRMPMSYPYREENPEITGTEAADRVILAIEKQIGADQTAAILIEPIQGEGGFIVPAEGFLPRLAEWAKDKGVVFIADEVQSGFCRTGEWFAVQHEGVVPDLLTMAKGIAGGMPLSAVTGRAELLDAVHPGGLGGTYGGNPVACAAALAAIGTMETSDLAGRARRIEEMTVPRLQQLAEETGVIGEVRGRGAMLALEFVKPGTKTPDADITKAIAAACLAEGVIILTCGTYGNVVRLLPPLVISDELLADALDVLEAAVRAHA; encoded by the coding sequence ATGAGCACCCAAGCCCTGCAGCCCTCCTACCGGCTGGAACAAAAGCGCAGCATCACCGGCACCTTCCCCGGTCCTAAGTCCGCCGCGCTCAACACCCGCCGGGCAGCCGTGGTGGCCAAGGGCGTGGCCTCCTCCGTTCCGGTGTACGTGGCCGACGCCGACGGCGGCATCGTCCTCGACGTCGACGGCAACTCCTTCATTGATCTTGGCTCGGGCATTGCCGTGACATCGGTCGGCGCCTCCGACCCCGCCGTCGTCGGCGCCGTGCAGGAGCAGGTCGCGCACTTCACCCACACCTGCTTCATGGTCACCCCCTACGAGGGCTACATTGCGCTGGCCGAAAAGCTGCACGAAGTCACCCCCGGGGACCACGAGAAACGCACGGTGCTGTTCAACTCCGGCGCCGAGGCCGTGGAAAACGCGATCAAGATTGCCCGCTCCGCCACCGGCCGCGACGCCGTCGTCGCCTTTGACCACGCCTACCACGGCCGCACCAACCTCACGATGGGCCTGACCGCCAAGGCGATGCCGTACAAGACCGGCTTCGGCCCGTTCGCCTCCGAGATCTACCGGATGCCGATGAGCTACCCGTACCGCGAGGAAAACCCGGAGATCACCGGAACCGAAGCGGCGGACCGGGTCATCCTGGCCATCGAAAAGCAGATCGGCGCGGACCAGACCGCCGCCATCCTGATCGAACCGATCCAGGGCGAGGGCGGCTTCATTGTGCCCGCCGAGGGCTTCCTGCCGCGGCTGGCCGAATGGGCCAAGGACAAGGGCGTCGTGTTCATTGCCGATGAGGTCCAGTCCGGCTTCTGCCGCACCGGCGAGTGGTTCGCCGTGCAGCACGAGGGCGTGGTGCCGGACCTCCTGACCATGGCGAAGGGCATCGCCGGCGGCATGCCGCTTTCCGCGGTCACCGGCCGCGCGGAACTGCTCGACGCCGTCCATCCGGGCGGCCTGGGCGGCACCTACGGCGGCAACCCGGTGGCCTGTGCCGCCGCGCTGGCCGCGATCGGCACCATGGAAACCTCTGATCTGGCCGGCCGCGCCCGCCGGATCGAGGAAATGACCGTTCCCCGCCTGCAGCAGCTGGCGGAGGAGACCGGCGTAATCGGCGAGGTCCGCGGCCGCGGTGCCATGCTGGCGCTGGAATTCGTGAAGCCCGGCACCAAGACGCCGGACGCGGACATCACCAAGGCCATTGCTGCCGCCTGCCTGGCCGAGGGCGTCATCATCCTTACCTGCGGCACCTACGGCAACGTGGTGCGTTTGCTGCCGCCGCTGGTCATCAGCGACGAGCTGCTGGCCGATGCCTTGGACGTGCTGGAAGCAGCTGTCAGGGCGCACGCCTAA
- a CDS encoding putative glycolipid-binding domain-containing protein, with protein MDNSVQPARIFRWQGVDNPARRETAAVSFRARELAAGGTSVTEDYTASWTLSTSTGWVTRRFSIQVAAPSWSRSLELTRSQDGKWSAETEVTGDAGLPAPGITDPRALDNAQDVDLALCPMTNTMPILRLDLLTGSAPDDDTKLTMAWVEMPSLRVLPSSQVYSQVSAYDANRGYAVVLYSSATRDFTAELAVDADGAVIDYPRLAVRVR; from the coding sequence ATGGATAACAGCGTGCAGCCCGCCCGAATCTTCCGCTGGCAGGGCGTGGACAACCCTGCACGCCGTGAAACCGCAGCTGTATCCTTCCGAGCCCGTGAGCTCGCAGCCGGCGGCACCTCGGTGACCGAGGACTACACCGCTTCATGGACCCTCTCCACCTCCACCGGCTGGGTCACCCGCCGGTTCAGCATCCAGGTCGCGGCGCCGAGCTGGTCGCGGTCCCTCGAGCTCACCCGGTCCCAGGACGGGAAGTGGAGCGCGGAAACCGAAGTGACCGGCGACGCCGGACTGCCCGCCCCGGGAATCACAGACCCGCGCGCCCTGGACAACGCCCAGGATGTGGACCTGGCCCTGTGTCCCATGACCAACACGATGCCCATCCTCCGCCTGGACCTGCTGACCGGCTCGGCCCCCGACGACGACACGAAACTCACCATGGCGTGGGTGGAAATGCCCAGTCTGCGGGTACTGCCCAGCAGCCAGGTCTATTCGCAGGTTTCGGCCTACGACGCGAACCGCGGATACGCCGTCGTGCTCTACAGTTCAGCCACCCGCGACTTCACCGCCGAGCTGGCAGTGGATGCCGACGGCGCCGTGATCGACTATCCCCGGCTGGCCGTTCGCGTGCGCTGA
- a CDS encoding CAP domain-containing protein, giving the protein MSVFSTLAIVLMTAVISIPSAAASSADGQFASRLYVLINDYRAQHALPALRWNAQMSADSQSWTQQSADQANIHGAGVFQHSPGSYAFPENIVWNMSADEAFSWWVNSPPHRENMLRAADTDIGLGAVQLTAGPNRGAYLATARFGQYAVSPDEEAAARDEAARAAAEKAAAEAAARAAAEEAAAQAAAEEAAARVAAEEAAAQAAAEKAAADAAAKAAADAAAKAAADAAAKAAEEAAAKAPVKEAPAVTPDDTQAEQDKAAQEAAEAAAQKAAEEAAAAKAAEAAKVEAEKKAAAEKAAAEKVAAEIEAEKKAAAEKAAAEIEAEKKAAAEKAAAEIEAEKKAAAEKAAAEIEAEKKAAAEKAAAEKAAAEDAGASEQAAAANIAAEQAAAAELAVATEASNKAAEQAAAEEAAKKASAEEVAQAAEAEQAAADQAAARQAAERKAQAAAAAAMEQVSLGNETLLTAAARGTVTAAASGSQLRISGLDAAGTYEVVLPSAGVNLGAMDADANGSLAIAVPAVLAAGEHKVALFKDGVLSGWTTFTVEQAVTVLAAQPVPAAADGTTELAATGLNAAQLSIGGIGALMALTGAVALVALQRQRSTSAR; this is encoded by the coding sequence GTGAGCGTTTTCTCGACGCTCGCCATCGTACTGATGACGGCGGTGATCTCGATTCCGTCCGCCGCGGCAAGTTCCGCGGACGGGCAGTTCGCCAGCCGCCTGTACGTCCTGATCAACGACTACCGGGCGCAGCACGCGCTGCCGGCGCTGCGCTGGAATGCTCAGATGTCCGCAGACTCGCAGTCCTGGACCCAGCAGTCTGCTGACCAGGCCAACATTCACGGCGCCGGGGTCTTTCAGCACAGCCCCGGATCCTACGCATTTCCGGAGAACATCGTCTGGAACATGAGCGCTGACGAGGCCTTCTCCTGGTGGGTCAACTCGCCGCCGCACCGCGAGAACATGCTCCGGGCAGCCGACACCGATATCGGACTCGGTGCCGTCCAGCTGACCGCAGGACCGAACCGCGGCGCCTACCTGGCCACGGCGAGGTTCGGCCAGTACGCCGTGTCTCCGGACGAGGAAGCCGCAGCCCGGGACGAAGCCGCCCGCGCCGCGGCAGAGAAGGCAGCAGCAGAAGCCGCTGCCCGCGCAGCGGCTGAAGAGGCCGCCGCACAGGCCGCTGCCGAGGAGGCCGCCGCCCGCGTAGCGGCTGAAGAGGCCGCCGCTCAGGCCGCCGCTGAGAAGGCAGCCGCCGACGCTGCTGCCAAGGCCGCCGCTGACGCTGCTGCCAAGGCCGCTGCTGATGCCGCCGCGAAGGCTGCTGAGGAAGCCGCCGCCAAGGCGCCCGTGAAGGAAGCTCCCGCTGTGACGCCGGATGACACTCAGGCCGAGCAGGACAAGGCGGCGCAGGAGGCCGCTGAAGCAGCCGCGCAGAAGGCAGCCGAGGAGGCAGCGGCAGCCAAGGCCGCCGAAGCCGCCAAGGTCGAAGCCGAGAAGAAGGCTGCGGCCGAAAAGGCTGCCGCTGAGAAGGTTGCCGCCGAGATTGAAGCCGAGAAGAAGGCTGCGGCCGAAAAGGCTGCCGCCGAGATTGAAGCCGAGAAGAAGGCTGCGGCTGAGAAGGCTGCCGCCGAGATTGAAGCCGAGAAGAAGGCCGCGGCTGAAAAGGCTGCCGCCGAGATTGAAGCCGAGAAGAAGGCTGCGGCTGAAAAGGCTGCCGCCGAGAAGGCCGCGGCTGAGGACGCCGGAGCTTCCGAGCAGGCAGCTGCAGCAAACATCGCTGCCGAGCAGGCGGCCGCCGCCGAACTGGCCGTGGCCACGGAAGCTTCGAACAAGGCTGCCGAGCAGGCCGCAGCAGAGGAAGCCGCCAAGAAGGCTTCCGCTGAGGAGGTCGCGCAGGCCGCGGAGGCCGAGCAGGCCGCCGCTGACCAGGCCGCCGCACGTCAGGCAGCAGAGCGCAAGGCACAAGCGGCCGCCGCAGCGGCCATGGAACAGGTGTCGCTCGGAAACGAAACGCTCCTCACCGCCGCCGCACGGGGAACCGTCACCGCTGCTGCCTCGGGAAGCCAGCTGCGCATCTCCGGCCTGGACGCGGCCGGCACCTATGAAGTGGTCCTTCCCTCCGCCGGAGTGAACCTGGGCGCCATGGATGCCGACGCCAACGGTTCGCTGGCCATTGCCGTTCCCGCCGTCCTTGCGGCCGGTGAGCACAAGGTTGCGCTGTTCAAGGACGGAGTCCTCTCCGGCTGGACAACCTTCACCGTGGAGCAGGCAGTCACGGTCCTGGCCGCGCAGCCCGTTCCCGCAGCTGCCGACGGAACCACCGAACTGGCAGCAACCGGCCTGAACGCCGCGCAGCTTTCAATCGGCGGAATCGGTGCCTTGATGGCACTGACCGGAGCCGTCGCCCTGGTCGCCCTGCAGCGCCAGCGCAGCACCTCGGCGCGCTAA
- a CDS encoding gamma-aminobutyraldehyde dehydrogenase, protein MAQTLQNYINGDFVPARGTEQLEIINPANGEVVASSPVSVQADVDAAMGAAAAAFKTWKRTTPSERQLMLLKLADALEANSEELVEAQHRNTGQVRSVIAAEEVAVGADQLRFFAGAARLLEGKAAGEYMEGHTSFIRREPIGVVAQVAPWNYPLLMAIWKIGPALAAGNTVVLKPSDTTPESTLVLARLAGEIFPAGVLNVILGTGATGAAMVEHPVPGLVSITGSVRAGIAVASGAAKTLKRAHLELGGKAPAVVFADADLQKTAQAVAEFAFFNAGQDCTAITRVLVEDSAQDEFVAALVEHTKTLETGHEDDEANYFGPLNNINHFNAVNAVIDSLPAHCSIATGGKRAGTKGFFFEPTVITGARQDDDVVQKETFGPVITVQSFSTEDEAVEMANDVEYALASSVWTSNHGRAMRLARDLDFGAVWINTHIMLTAEMPHGGFKSSGYGKDLSMYGVEDYTRIKHVMTALDA, encoded by the coding sequence ATGGCCCAGACGCTGCAGAACTACATCAACGGAGATTTTGTCCCGGCCCGGGGAACCGAGCAGCTGGAGATCATCAATCCCGCCAACGGCGAAGTGGTCGCGTCGTCTCCGGTGTCCGTCCAGGCGGACGTCGACGCCGCCATGGGCGCCGCCGCCGCGGCCTTCAAGACCTGGAAGCGGACCACGCCGTCCGAACGCCAGCTGATGCTGCTCAAGCTCGCCGACGCGCTGGAGGCGAACTCCGAGGAGCTGGTCGAGGCCCAGCACCGCAACACCGGGCAGGTCCGCTCGGTCATTGCCGCCGAGGAAGTGGCGGTCGGCGCCGACCAGCTGCGCTTCTTCGCCGGCGCCGCCCGGCTCCTGGAGGGCAAGGCCGCCGGAGAGTACATGGAAGGGCACACCTCCTTCATCCGCCGCGAGCCGATCGGCGTCGTCGCGCAGGTCGCCCCCTGGAACTATCCGCTGCTGATGGCGATCTGGAAGATCGGCCCCGCCCTCGCAGCCGGCAACACAGTGGTGCTCAAGCCCTCCGACACCACGCCCGAATCCACCCTGGTCCTGGCCCGGCTGGCCGGCGAGATCTTCCCGGCCGGCGTCCTGAACGTCATTCTGGGTACCGGCGCGACCGGCGCCGCCATGGTGGAACACCCCGTGCCGGGCCTGGTCTCGATCACCGGCTCCGTCCGCGCCGGCATCGCCGTGGCCTCCGGCGCCGCGAAGACGCTCAAGCGGGCGCACCTTGAGCTTGGCGGCAAGGCGCCGGCAGTGGTCTTCGCCGACGCCGACCTGCAGAAAACCGCCCAGGCTGTCGCCGAGTTCGCCTTCTTCAACGCCGGGCAGGACTGCACCGCCATCACCCGCGTCCTGGTGGAGGACTCCGCCCAGGACGAGTTCGTGGCCGCACTGGTGGAACACACCAAGACGCTGGAGACCGGACACGAGGACGACGAAGCCAACTACTTCGGTCCGCTGAACAACATCAACCACTTCAATGCCGTCAACGCCGTCATCGACTCCCTGCCAGCGCACTGCAGCATTGCCACCGGCGGCAAGCGCGCCGGGACCAAGGGCTTCTTCTTCGAACCCACCGTGATCACCGGGGCCCGGCAGGACGACGACGTCGTGCAGAAGGAGACATTCGGTCCGGTCATCACCGTGCAGTCCTTCAGCACCGAGGACGAGGCAGTGGAAATGGCCAACGACGTCGAGTACGCGCTGGCCTCCAGCGTCTGGACCTCCAACCACGGCCGGGCCATGCGCCTGGCCCGCGACCTGGACTTCGGCGCCGTCTGGATCAACACGCACATCATGCTGACGGCCGAAATGCCGCACGGCGGCTTCAAGAGCTCCGGCTACGGCAAGGACCTCTCGATGTACGGCGTGGAGGACTACACCCGGATCAAGCACGTCATGACCGCTCTGGACGCCTGA